Genomic window (Bacteroidota bacterium):
TTAATCAACAAAAACATGCATTAAAATAACGCTGCATTAAAACACTATTGCCTGAAAAGCAAAAATATAACCAGTATCAACAAAAAAGCTCCGGTTATTAACAATCGGAGCGTTTTGAAACAGAAAATTTTATTGCGATTTTGACCGAAGAGATTACAGGAAATCCCTATATATCAATTTCAATTTCATCTCCTTTAAAATTGCCGTACTTCTTCAAAAGTTCGTCAATGTTCTTATTCCAATTTTTCTGCTGACCTTTTTGTAAGCCATGGCCACAACTATTATCATATTCATTTTGCTTTTTCACGTAATTAGAATAAGTTTTATTAAATAGTTCACTTAGCTCCTGTTGAAATGTTTCTTTTTTAAATTGATGATTTTTTATTTCACTTTTTAATATCCTGGAATATAACTCCGCAATATCAAAGTGTCGCTGCTCGTGATTCAGCACATAACTAACGATCTTATCTGAACTGTTAAATAAATACCCTTTATATATTTCACGATTTTCCTTCAGATCAGGAGATTTGAACCAGGAAAGATCTTTATAAAACCTGCTGAATACCTTGAGTCGGATATTTGAAGCGGCATCATTAATAAAATAGCATGAAAAATTTGCACTAGTTGTGGCAGTAGCCTTTGAAAATGAAGGAGCCGGTGCCGTAAAGTGCTCGAATTTTAATTTATTCGTATCATCCCACCTAATCATATTTTCATCTTTAACAATTTCCTGGAATGATTTTACCTGAGTCAAAATTAAGAACCGTTCTTTTTCCTTGTTGTTTTCATTCGGACCCAAATTGAATATGAATTCATCTTTGGGATAATACTTTATTGCCCCCGTGAGATAATCGATTCCCCATCCATATATATTCAACAAGTTCATACAGGCAAGCCAATCCAATCTATTCTCCAGTATAAAATGAATGTCTTTATATCCTTCCTTTTTTATTTCGATCTCCGGCTCCCGAATACGTTTTTTTATTTTAACATTGAAAGGAGTCACCCCAATTGGCTTCATATTCATTGATACACTTGCACCTTCTGGATTAGTAATAAAAATAACACTCTGTCGTGCACCTGAAAAAATGGTTGCGCAGGAAGAAAAAAGCACAACAAGGAAAATAAAATAAATGCATTTCATGAATATGTAGTATTTATTCAACAATAAACTT
Coding sequences:
- a CDS encoding PEGA domain-containing protein gives rise to the protein MKCIYFIFLVVLFSSCATIFSGARQSVIFITNPEGASVSMNMKPIGVTPFNVKIKKRIREPEIEIKKEGYKDIHFILENRLDWLACMNLLNIYGWGIDYLTGAIKYYPKDEFIFNLGPNENNKEKERFLILTQVKSFQEIVKDENMIRWDDTNKLKFEHFTAPAPSFSKATATTSANFSCYFINDAASNIRLKVFSRFYKDLSWFKSPDLKENREIYKGYLFNSSDKIVSYVLNHEQRHFDIAELYSRILKSEIKNHQFKKETFQQELSELFNKTYSNYVKKQNEYDNSCGHGLQKGQQKNWNKNIDELLKKYGNFKGDEIEIDI